A portion of the Deltaproteobacteria bacterium genome contains these proteins:
- a CDS encoding thrombospondin type 3 repeat-containing protein: MKHVVEKSLFLFSLALISLAAAGCPNTAPVTCSTTDECAAGQYCINGACTTSTGDADGDGIRDDMDNCPEIANPDQLDTDGDGLGDACDSDLDGDGHDNDADNCPMNSNPGQEDLDGDGLGDACDPDIDGDGIDNGLDNCPRDANPNQADRDADGLGDVCDPDDDNDGIEDPFDNCPTAYNPGQEDADNDGEGDACDNDFDDDGDLVPNGDDNCPLVPNPGQEDLDADGIGDACDGDIDGDGIDNGVDNCPTTPNTNQADLDGDGLGDACDDDDDADGHLDTADNCPRVPNQDQADGDGDGTGDACDDGGVRTGGTFNDQCKLKIRKTFGNTTEWSWPGTQTLAYPARTRVMVTPMVGDVDADTDPEVVFVAHEMLAGDILGPGVLVVADGVTGDTEVMVSPSGNQLMPGAALAIGDLDGVAGMEIVGVRYNLPVGPVVMDAAGNVLWSCSTTANCPSPNYLHAGTTWGSPALADLDGDGDAEIIFGSAV; the protein is encoded by the coding sequence GTGAAGCACGTGGTCGAGAAGTCGCTCTTCCTCTTCTCCCTGGCCCTGATCTCGCTGGCGGCCGCGGGCTGCCCGAACACGGCGCCGGTGACCTGCAGCACCACCGACGAGTGCGCGGCCGGGCAGTACTGCATCAACGGGGCCTGCACGACCTCGACCGGCGACGCCGACGGCGACGGCATCCGCGACGACATGGACAACTGCCCGGAGATCGCGAACCCGGACCAGCTGGACACCGACGGCGACGGCCTGGGCGACGCCTGCGACTCCGACCTCGACGGTGACGGGCACGACAACGACGCGGACAACTGCCCCATGAACTCCAACCCCGGGCAGGAGGATCTGGACGGCGACGGCCTGGGCGACGCCTGCGATCCCGACATCGACGGGGACGGGATCGACAACGGCCTCGACAACTGCCCCCGGGACGCCAACCCGAACCAGGCCGATCGTGACGCCGACGGCCTCGGGGACGTCTGTGACCCCGACGACGACAACGACGGCATCGAGGATCCCTTCGACAACTGCCCGACCGCCTACAACCCGGGGCAGGAGGACGCCGACAACGACGGCGAGGGCGACGCCTGCGACAACGACTTCGACGACGACGGCGACCTCGTGCCCAACGGCGACGACAACTGCCCGCTGGTCCCCAACCCGGGCCAGGAGGATCTGGACGCTGACGGGATCGGCGACGCCTGCGATGGCGACATCGACGGCGACGGCATCGACAACGGGGTCGACAACTGCCCGACCACCCCCAACACCAACCAGGCCGACCTCGACGGCGACGGCCTGGGCGACGCCTGCGACGACGACGACGACGCGGACGGGCACCTCGACACCGCGGACAACTGCCCGCGCGTGCCCAACCAGGATCAGGCCGACGGCGACGGCGACGGGACGGGCGACGCCTGCGATGACGGCGGCGTGCGCACCGGCGGCACCTTCAACGACCAGTGCAAGCTGAAGATCCGCAAGACCTTCGGGAACACCACCGAGTGGTCCTGGCCGGGCACCCAGACCCTGGCCTACCCGGCCCGCACCCGGGTGATGGTCACCCCGATGGTGGGTGACGTGGACGCCGACACCGACCCCGAGGTCGTCTTCGTCGCCCACGAGATGCTGGCCGGCGACATCCTCGGGCCGGGCGTGCTGGTGGTCGCCGACGGCGTAACCGGCGACACCGAGGTGATGGTCTCTCCCTCCGGCAACCAGCTGATGCCGGGCGCGGCCCTGGCGATCGGCGATCTCGACGGCGTGGCCGGCATGGAGATCGTCGGCGTCCGCTACAACCTGCCGGTGGGCCCGGTGGTGATGGACGCGGCGGGCAACGTCCTGTGGTCCTGCAGCACCACCGCCAACTGCCCGAGCCCCAACTACCTCCACGCGGGCACCACCTGGGGCAGCCCCGCCCTGGCCGACCTCGACGGCGACGGCGACGCCGAGATCATCTTCGGCTCGGCGGTCTAA
- the rpsI gene encoding 30S ribosomal protein S9, whose protein sequence is MDTPVFIATGRRKRSIARVRIQAGEGKISVNKRDFDEYFPWETGKAAVRQPLEATEMLGKVDISIIVNGGGLTGQAGAIRHGISRALTLYNPELRGALKKAGYLTRDARQVERKKYGQPGARKKFQFSKR, encoded by the coding sequence ATGGACACCCCCGTTTTCATCGCCACCGGCCGCCGCAAGCGCTCCATCGCCCGGGTTCGTATCCAGGCAGGTGAGGGCAAGATCAGCGTCAACAAGCGCGACTTCGACGAGTACTTCCCCTGGGAGACCGGCAAGGCCGCGGTGCGTCAGCCCCTCGAGGCCACCGAGATGCTCGGCAAGGTCGACATCTCGATCATCGTGAACGGTGGCGGCCTCACCGGCCAGGCCGGCGCGATCCGCCACGGGATCTCCCGGGCCCTGACCCTCTACAACCCCGAGCTGCGCGGCGCCCTGAAGAAGGCCGGCTACCTCACCCGCGACGCCCGTCAGGTCGAGCGGAAGAAGTACGGCCAGCCCGGCGCCCGCAAGAAGTTCCAGTTCTCCAAGCGCTAG